Proteins co-encoded in one Sphingopyxis sp. BE259 genomic window:
- a CDS encoding AtpZ/AtpI family protein, with protein sequence MTGNGSDPELGSEDSRLVSLNERLDRAEAAEAKRTAVNAGPESDANYRLGNRVLAELLGGLIGGALFGWLIDRFAGTSPWGLLVMLFLGIIVAFRNIIRLSKTPRN encoded by the coding sequence ATGACGGGGAACGGCAGCGATCCGGAACTTGGCTCAGAGGATTCGCGCCTGGTCTCGCTCAACGAGCGATTGGACCGGGCCGAAGCCGCAGAGGCAAAGCGGACCGCGGTGAACGCCGGACCGGAATCCGATGCCAATTACCGGCTCGGCAACCGTGTTCTGGCCGAACTGCTGGGCGGATTGATCGGCGGTGCCTTGTTCGGCTGGCTGATCGACCGGTTCGCGGGAACGTCGCCCTGGGGTTTGTTGGTGATGTTGTTCTTGGGCATAATCGTGGCCTTTCGGAACATCATCCGACTGTCCAAGACGCCGCGCAACTAG
- a CDS encoding YdbL family protein yields MMRLKMGKTAGLALAAIAATAAVAFAVPSAMAQRDPAYAAARAAGQVGEQPDGYLGFATSPTPAIRALVQDINIKRKAKYTESAQATGSTVEQFAFTSGCNLIASTKPGEKYQAPDGRWLTRDDSPPVRNASCP; encoded by the coding sequence ATGATGCGTTTGAAGATGGGAAAAACCGCCGGACTGGCGCTTGCTGCGATTGCGGCAACCGCTGCCGTGGCATTTGCGGTGCCGTCGGCGATGGCGCAGCGCGACCCGGCCTATGCCGCGGCGCGTGCCGCCGGTCAGGTGGGCGAGCAGCCCGATGGTTATCTGGGCTTTGCAACCTCGCCGACCCCGGCGATCCGTGCGCTGGTCCAGGACATCAACATCAAGCGGAAGGCGAAATATACCGAAAGCGCGCAGGCGACGGGCAGCACGGTCGAACAATTCGCCTTCACCAGCGGGTGCAACCTGATTGCCAGCACCAAGCCGGGCGAGAAATATCAGGCGCCCGACGGCCGCTGGCTGACCCGTGACGACAGCCCGCCGGTGCGCAACGCAAGCTGCCCGTAA
- a CDS encoding YnbE family lipoprotein: MIGRGLVVLIGASTLLGALTGCVQIETPDKPIEINLNINIRQEVVYRLDGDAKKLIEQNSEIF, translated from the coding sequence ATGATCGGCCGCGGTCTGGTGGTCCTGATCGGCGCGTCAACCCTATTGGGAGCCCTCACCGGCTGCGTGCAGATCGAAACCCCCGACAAGCCGATCGAGATCAACCTGAACATCAACATTCGTCAGGAAGTGGTGTACAGGCTGGACGGTGATGCCAAGAAGCTCATCGAGCAGAATAGCGAGATATTCTGA
- a CDS encoding YdbH domain-containing protein codes for MTEAEERPKPKWRHRTVLFKKRWLTAGAVIVVVAGVWIAREPIADRFITDQLGSRGVAARYQIDAIGFRSERLSNVVIGDPANPDLTAKKVEVLLGYGWSGPYVTEIRAEGVRLYGRFVKGRLSFGALDKFRDPASTDPFALPDLAVVLRDARARVETPWGNIGAALNGGGNLRRDFTGKLALVAPNVAAAGCSGRDVSFYGTLLVRDVRPQLVGPLRGRSLSCADGGVTAASPQIALDISLSKDLQSWTGEADASIAQLVAGRAQADRLGVLARFDGTAAATKLDLDADMAQVRGADFAAETVSIDAEGVIGQAAPKLAGKVRFARASGSAALRRAVGDSVAGLAQTPVGPLAAKASAALSRMLADVGGSADFALVGEGPSARIDLIAPELASASGARFTGSADSRIGYLYGAAPPAVLASGRWAFGGGDLPSGSINLDRRGDGSISGLASFDPYQAGGAALVLAPVRFSGDRDGLLRFATRADLSGPLADGRVERLSVPLNGFLAPTGAFALNGGCSRVSAQRVTLSGFQIGPSAIDLCSRPGAPLLSAGPGGLRGQIRIPTVNLRGTSGRSPFTVTSGPANIDVTAMRWSVALADFRLGQGDSVTRFGAQSVTGRPNGQSMVGELRGASGKIGAVPLTMSEIDGRWRWADGALTLDGGLLLTDTAPDARFAPLISNNATLRFADGVIDAKAGFDERQTGTKILDTIIRHRFADSSGFADLQVRELRFDDGFQPDQLTNLALGVVANVQGSVVGDGRIEWTAAGVTSRGTFATADANLAAAFGPVTGLTTTLTFDDLIGLRSAPGQIARIKEINPGIPVLDGKIEYQLLGDNRVRVEGGSWPFGGGQLLLHPTTLDFGAEQTRRLSFDIVGVDAAIFLQSFGFENINATGKFDGTLPVEFSGLGGRIVGGRIDSRAGGGTLAYVGELSNRNLGAIANFAFGALRSLKYDDLTIILNGDLDGEMVTDIRFGGVGQGEGASRNFLTNQIAKIPLVFNVKIKAPFRQLLTSAKGFYDPTLLIEQNLPALIRAQDEAEAAKQRPSAPVQPPESEPMR; via the coding sequence ATGACAGAGGCCGAGGAGCGCCCGAAACCGAAGTGGCGGCACCGCACCGTGCTGTTCAAGAAACGCTGGCTAACCGCGGGCGCGGTGATTGTCGTCGTGGCTGGGGTCTGGATCGCCCGCGAACCGATCGCCGACCGCTTCATCACCGATCAGCTGGGCAGTCGCGGGGTTGCCGCCCGGTATCAGATCGACGCAATCGGTTTCCGCAGCGAACGCTTGTCGAATGTCGTGATCGGCGATCCCGCCAACCCCGACCTGACCGCGAAAAAGGTCGAGGTGCTGCTCGGCTATGGCTGGTCGGGGCCGTATGTCACCGAAATCCGCGCCGAGGGCGTCCGCCTCTATGGCCGGTTCGTGAAGGGCCGCTTGTCGTTCGGGGCGCTCGACAAGTTTCGCGACCCAGCGAGCACCGACCCGTTCGCCTTACCCGATCTGGCGGTCGTGCTGCGCGATGCGCGGGCGCGGGTTGAAACGCCGTGGGGAAATATCGGCGCGGCGCTGAACGGCGGCGGCAATCTGCGCCGCGATTTCACCGGCAAGCTCGCGCTGGTGGCGCCGAATGTGGCGGCCGCCGGATGCAGCGGGCGCGATGTCAGTTTTTACGGGACTTTGCTGGTTCGCGACGTCCGCCCGCAACTGGTTGGCCCATTGCGCGGGCGGAGCCTGTCGTGCGCCGACGGCGGCGTGACCGCGGCCTCGCCGCAAATCGCGCTGGACATATCGCTGTCCAAGGACCTGCAAAGCTGGACGGGCGAGGCCGATGCCAGCATCGCGCAACTGGTGGCGGGGCGGGCGCAGGCCGACCGCTTGGGCGTGCTGGCGCGTTTCGACGGCACCGCAGCGGCAACCAAGCTCGATCTCGACGCCGATATGGCGCAGGTGCGCGGCGCCGATTTTGCGGCCGAGACGGTCAGTATCGATGCCGAGGGGGTCATCGGTCAGGCCGCTCCAAAGCTCGCTGGAAAGGTCCGCTTTGCGCGCGCCAGTGGCAGCGCGGCGCTGCGGCGGGCGGTGGGGGACAGCGTCGCCGGGCTTGCCCAAACCCCGGTCGGGCCGCTGGCGGCCAAGGCCAGCGCGGCGCTCAGTAGGATGTTGGCCGACGTCGGCGGCAGCGCCGATTTTGCGCTGGTCGGCGAAGGCCCGTCGGCGCGCATCGATCTGATCGCGCCAGAGCTGGCGAGCGCCAGCGGGGCGCGCTTTACCGGCAGCGCCGACAGCCGCATCGGCTATCTTTACGGCGCCGCGCCGCCGGCGGTCCTGGCGTCGGGGCGGTGGGCGTTCGGTGGCGGCGATCTGCCGAGCGGCTCGATCAACCTCGATCGTCGCGGCGACGGATCGATCAGCGGGCTTGCGAGCTTCGATCCCTATCAGGCCGGTGGCGCAGCGCTGGTGCTGGCGCCGGTGCGGTTCTCGGGCGACCGCGACGGATTGCTGCGTTTTGCGACGCGCGCCGATTTGTCGGGTCCGTTGGCGGACGGACGTGTTGAACGGCTCAGCGTCCCGCTCAATGGCTTTCTGGCTCCCACCGGCGCTTTCGCGCTGAACGGTGGGTGCAGCCGGGTCAGCGCGCAGCGGGTCACCCTATCGGGCTTTCAGATCGGCCCCAGCGCGATCGATCTATGCAGCCGTCCCGGCGCGCCACTGCTCAGCGCGGGACCGGGCGGATTGCGCGGGCAAATTCGCATCCCGACCGTCAATCTGCGCGGCACCAGCGGCCGTTCACCCTTTACGGTGACCAGCGGACCGGCGAATATTGACGTTACCGCGATGCGCTGGTCTGTCGCGCTCGCCGATTTCCGGCTGGGGCAAGGCGACAGTGTCACTCGGTTCGGCGCCCAGAGCGTCACGGGGCGCCCCAACGGGCAAAGCATGGTCGGCGAACTCCGCGGTGCCAGCGGCAAGATCGGCGCGGTGCCGCTGACCATGAGTGAGATCGATGGGAGATGGCGCTGGGCGGACGGCGCCCTGACGCTCGATGGCGGGCTGCTGCTCACTGATACAGCGCCCGACGCGCGCTTCGCACCGCTGATCAGCAACAATGCCACGCTGCGCTTCGCCGACGGGGTGATCGACGCCAAGGCCGGTTTCGATGAACGACAGACCGGTACCAAAATCCTCGATACGATCATCCGCCACCGGTTCGCAGACAGCAGCGGCTTTGCCGATCTTCAGGTCCGCGAGCTGCGGTTCGATGACGGTTTTCAGCCCGATCAGCTGACGAACCTCGCGCTCGGCGTCGTCGCCAATGTCCAAGGGTCGGTGGTCGGCGACGGGCGCATCGAATGGACCGCTGCGGGCGTGACCAGCCGCGGCACCTTTGCCACCGCCGATGCGAATCTGGCCGCCGCCTTTGGTCCGGTCACTGGCCTCACCACCACGCTGACCTTCGACGACCTGATCGGGCTGCGCTCGGCGCCCGGCCAGATCGCCCGGATCAAGGAAATCAACCCCGGTATCCCGGTGCTCGACGGCAAAATCGAATATCAGCTGCTGGGCGACAACCGGGTGCGGGTCGAGGGCGGCAGCTGGCCCTTTGGCGGGGGGCAATTGCTGCTCCATCCGACGACGCTCGATTTCGGTGCCGAACAGACGCGGCGGCTGTCTTTTGACATCGTCGGGGTCGATGCCGCGATATTCCTGCAAAGTTTCGGGTTCGAAAACATCAACGCGACGGGCAAGTTCGACGGGACGTTGCCGGTCGAATTCAGCGGGCTGGGCGGCCGCATCGTCGGCGGGCGGATCGATTCGCGCGCTGGCGGCGGCACGCTCGCCTATGTCGGCGAGTTGTCGAACCGCAATCTGGGCGCGATCGCAAATTTTGCCTTTGGCGCGCTCCGCAGCCTGAAATATGATGATCTGACGATCATTTTGAACGGGGACTTGGACGGCGAAATGGTGACCGACATTCGCTTTGGCGGGGTGGGGCAGGGCGAGGGCGCGTCGCGCAATTTCCTGACCAACCAGATCGCAAAAATTCCGCTGGTGTTTAACGTGAAGATCAAGGCGCCGTTCCGCCAACTATTGACCTCGGCAAAAGGCTTTTACGATCCGACGCTGCTCATCGAACAAAATTTGCCGGCGCTGATCCGCGCCCAGGACGAAGCCGAAGCCGCGAAACAACGCCCATCCGCCCCCGTTCAGCCTCCAGAAAGCGAGCCCATGCGATGA
- the radC gene encoding DNA repair protein RadC, with amino-acid sequence MADAEPPAPSSGPAPDHAGHRARLRGRLLGGDVDGMADYELVEYLLALAVPRRDTKPLAKALLREFGSLAQLVSADPESLRRVGGLGDTGIAALKIVQATSLRLLKGEFRDKPLLSSWDGLLDWLRADMGPIDVERVRVLYLNSRNMLIRDELASEGSIDQSAIYVREIVKRALELGASAIILVHNHPSGSPEPSRQDIAITRDIADAASRLGIALHDHVIIGGSEYRSFRAMGLL; translated from the coding sequence ATGGCCGATGCCGAACCGCCCGCCCCCTCATCCGGCCCTGCCCCCGATCATGCGGGCCACCGCGCCCGGCTGCGCGGGCGGCTGCTGGGCGGCGACGTCGACGGCATGGCCGACTATGAACTGGTCGAATATCTGCTCGCGCTCGCCGTCCCGCGCCGCGACACCAAACCGCTGGCCAAAGCCTTGCTGCGCGAATTCGGCTCGCTGGCCCAGTTGGTCAGCGCCGATCCCGAATCCTTGCGCCGCGTCGGTGGGCTCGGCGACACCGGCATCGCGGCGCTGAAAATCGTTCAGGCCACCAGCTTGCGGCTGCTCAAGGGCGAATTTCGCGACAAGCCTTTGCTGTCCAGCTGGGACGGACTGCTCGACTGGTTGCGCGCCGACATGGGGCCGATCGATGTCGAGCGCGTCCGCGTCCTCTATCTCAATTCGCGCAACATGCTGATCCGCGACGAGCTGGCCAGCGAGGGATCGATCGACCAGTCGGCGATCTATGTCCGCGAAATCGTCAAGCGCGCGCTGGAGCTTGGCGCGTCGGCGATCATATTGGTGCACAACCACCCCAGCGGCAGCCCCGAACCCAGCCGTCAGGACATTGCGATCACCCGCGACATCGCTGACGCCGCGAGCCGTCTGGGGATTGCATTGCACGACCATGTCATCATCGGCGGGTCGGAGTATCGCAGCTTTCGCGCGATGGGGTTGCTATAA
- a CDS encoding calcium-binding protein, with translation MLKQMLLIGAAAVSFPALAQTTAPAADPAAPTTATEPAPMTDAAPTADAATTPAPAPAPDASAPTAPAEPAAAGTAATPTQIAQIVEKEFPTYDADANGDLNDMEFAAWMKKLRAATEPSVDPESAEVKTWIGQAFAAADGDKSGAVNKTELTGFLSRGA, from the coding sequence ATGTTGAAGCAGATGCTTTTGATCGGCGCCGCCGCCGTGAGTTTCCCGGCGCTGGCCCAGACGACCGCTCCCGCCGCAGATCCCGCGGCGCCGACAACCGCCACCGAGCCCGCGCCGATGACCGACGCAGCGCCCACGGCGGATGCGGCAACGACTCCCGCCCCGGCGCCTGCCCCTGATGCGTCGGCGCCCACCGCCCCGGCTGAACCTGCCGCGGCAGGAACGGCGGCAACCCCGACCCAGATCGCGCAGATCGTGGAAAAGGAATTTCCGACCTATGACGCCGATGCCAATGGCGATCTGAACGATATGGAATTTGCCGCGTGGATGAAGAAGCTGCGCGCCGCGACCGAGCCGAGCGTCGACCCCGAGTCGGCCGAGGTGAAGACGTGGATCGGCCAGGCATTTGCCGCCGCCGATGGTGACAAGTCGGGCGCGGTCAACAAGACCGAATTGACCGGTTTCCTTTCGCGCGGCGCTTAA